The Triticum aestivum cultivar Chinese Spring chromosome 7B, IWGSC CS RefSeq v2.1, whole genome shotgun sequence genome window below encodes:
- the LOC123159461 gene encoding uncharacterized vacuolar membrane protein YML018C — MGSSAVQRDSVSAPGNMECADDPGSSSSSRSRWGKMMSNDTWRWCLGLIYIVAIAGIWIAASYIVQSVVDGGVSPFLITYICNSLFIVYIPIVEFARYFEDSIDNLWSKLKGKDGADLQQLADLESVNLLQRSGQEGNGASPLSEDNLTSNANFPIHTELGVADCSKGLDAKGRWTRARTARVSMLVCPFWFLAQLTFNLSLRYTTVTSNTILSSTSTLFTFLVALVFLGETFTWLKLISVLLCIAGTIIVSLADSGSTLNAVATNPLLGDFLSIVSAGLYAVYITLIRKKLPDEKEGQGQVSMAQFLGFLGLFNMLFFLPVALVLNFAKLEPFHTLTWEQVGLIVGKGLLDNVLSDYLWAKAILLTTTTVATAGLTIQVPIAALVDTLTGHAPQLLNYIGAAAVLVGFAGINIPSDVLQPSHHQQDQQEAPIVSIVDDSHHSPSDRNSTDAVS, encoded by the exons ATGGGCTCCTCCGCCGTCCAGCGCGACTCCGTCTCCGCGCCAG GAAACATGGAGTGTGCTGATGACcccggcagcagcagcagtagcagaagcaGGTGGGGCAAAATGATGAGCAACGACACTTGGAGGTGGTGTTTAGGGTTGATTTACATCGTCGCTATCGCGGGCATATGGATCGCTGCAAGCTACATCGTTCAGTCTGTCGTGGATGGCGGTGTTTCCCCCTTCTTGATCACGTACATATGCAATTCTCTGTTTATTGTCTACATCCCCATAGTTGAGTTCGCTCGGTACTTCGAGGATTCTATCGACAACCTGTGGTCAAAGTTGAAAGGCAAGGATGGCGCAGACCTGCAGCAGCTTGCGGATCTGGAGAGTGTGAATCTTCTACAGAGAAGCGGGCAGGAGGGCAATGGAGCCTCACCCCTGTCCGAAGACAATTTGACTTCAAATGCAAACTTCCCTATCCATACAGAGCTAGGTGTTGCAGATTGCAGCAAGGGGTTGGATGCAAAAGGGCGCTGGACGCGTGCTCGTACAGCCAGAGTCAGCATGCTAGTCTGCCCTTTCTGGTTTCTCGCACAGCTTACATTCAATCTATCTCTAAGATACACCACTGTTACA TCAAACACGATCCTGAGCAGCACGTCTACCCTCTTCACTTTCCTGGTTGCATTGGTATTTCTTGGAGAAACATTCACATGGTTGAAGCTGATCAGCGTGCTTCTCTGCATAGCAGGAACAATTATAGTTAGCCTTGCTGATTCAGGCAGTACACTTAATGCTGTTGCCACAAATCCTCTTCTTGGAGACTTCCTTTCTATTGTTTCAGCTGGCTTATATGCCGTGTATATCACCTTGATACGGAAAAAGTTGCCTGATGAGAAAGAAGGTCAAGGCCAAGTGAGTATGGCTCAGTTTCTTGGATTCCTGGGACTGTTCAATATGTTGTTTTTCCTTCCCGTTGCGTTGGTACTAAATTTTGCCAAGCTGGAGCCATTCCACACACTGACATGGGAGCAAGTTGGCCTGATTGTTGGGAAAG GTTTGTTAGATAATGTTCTAAGTGACTACTTGTGGGCAAAAGCAATCCTTCTCACAACAACCACCGTTGCTACAGCCGGTCTCACGATCCAAGTTCCTATTGCTGCCCTTGTAGACACGCTCACTGGTCATGCTCCCCAACTGCTGAACTACATTGGAGCTGCTGCTGTATTAGTCGGTTTTGCTGGCATCAACATCCCGTCCGATGTGCTACAGCCTTCTCACCACCAGCAGGACCAGCAGGAAGCACCCATTGTTAGCATTGTTGATGACTCGCATCATTCGCCCAGTGATAGGAATTCTACCGATGCTGTTTCATAG